Proteins found in one Melospiza georgiana isolate bMelGeo1 chromosome 1, bMelGeo1.pri, whole genome shotgun sequence genomic segment:
- the PTP4A3 gene encoding protein tyrosine phosphatase type IVA 3 — MARMNRPAPVEVCYKNMRFLITHNPTNATLSTFLEDLKKYGATTVVRVCEVTYDKTPLEKDGITVMDWPFDDGAPPPSKIVEDWLNLLKTKFCEDPGCCVAVHCVAGLGRAPVLVALALIESGMKYEDAIQFIRQKRRGAINSKQLTYLEKYRPKQRLRFKDPHNHKNKCCIM; from the exons ATGGCCCGGATGAACCGCCCTGCACCCGTGGAGGTCTGCTACAAAAACATGAGGTTCCTCATCACCCACAACCCCACCAATGCCACGCTCAGCACCTTTTTGGAG gaCCTGAAGAAGTACGGTGCCACCACAGTCGTGCGAGTGTGTGAAGTGACCTATGACAAGACCCCCCTGGAGAAGGACGGCATCACTGTCATG GATTGGCCATTTGATGAtggagcacctcctcccagCAAGATTGTGGAAGATTGGCTCAACTTGTTGAAGACCAAGTTCTGCGAGGACCCCGGGTGCTGCGTGGCCGTGCACTGCGTGGCCGGCTTGGGCCG AGCTCCCGTCCTTGTCGCGCTGGCCTTGATCGAGAGTGGGATGAAGTATGAAGATGCCATCCAGTTCATCCGACA GAAGCGCAGAGGAGCCATCAACAGCAAGCAGCTGACGTACTTGGAAAAATACCGACCAAAGCAGAGACTCCGATTTAAGGACCCTCATAACCACAAGAACAAATGCTGCATCATGTAA